From a single Collibacillus ludicampi genomic region:
- a CDS encoding MFS transporter, with amino-acid sequence MSIAANTNTQSLVLNDRQIWIASIASVLGWSLDLFDLFVLLYVAPVIGQLFFPTDIPALSLAAVYASFAVTLIMRPVGSAIFGSYADRRGRKGAMVIAFIGVGVTTAVFGLLPTVHQMGIAASILFLALRLVQGVFVGGVVASTHTIGTESVTPQWRGLMSGLIGGGGAGIGALLASIVYFVVSSVFPGSAFNEWGWRCMFFSGILSSFLGFFIFNSLEESPLWEKLKQAEEAKKDASKQQQSPVRIVFTQYFGVLLVNLMIVIGGGAGYYLTSGYLPTFLKMINKLPAGTTSFILMGASVASIISAVMFGYLSDRIGRKKTFLLVGALNVIVLPLLFLALGSATDVTSITIYAMGLSFLGNAGYAPVLIFLNERFPTAIRSSGTGLSWNIGFAIGGMMPTFVSLASGLTHSIPLALTYFSIGIFLLYLIGSLVIPETKGNF; translated from the coding sequence GTGTCGATCGCTGCCAATACGAATACACAAAGCTTGGTTCTAAACGACCGCCAAATTTGGATTGCTTCTATTGCATCGGTTTTAGGCTGGTCATTGGATCTTTTTGACCTGTTTGTTCTGTTATATGTGGCGCCTGTCATCGGTCAATTGTTCTTTCCGACCGATATCCCGGCCCTCTCATTGGCTGCTGTGTACGCGTCTTTTGCCGTTACACTGATAATGCGTCCGGTTGGATCTGCCATTTTTGGTTCATACGCGGACAGACGGGGAAGAAAAGGAGCTATGGTGATCGCGTTCATAGGCGTCGGGGTAACGACGGCTGTATTTGGCTTGCTTCCTACCGTTCATCAGATGGGAATTGCTGCCTCGATTCTGTTCCTTGCTCTTCGCTTGGTGCAGGGTGTATTTGTTGGAGGTGTGGTAGCGTCTACACACACGATTGGAACCGAGTCTGTTACACCTCAATGGAGAGGACTCATGTCTGGGCTGATTGGCGGCGGAGGAGCTGGGATCGGAGCATTGTTAGCTTCCATCGTATATTTCGTGGTTTCGTCTGTTTTTCCAGGATCCGCGTTTAACGAGTGGGGATGGCGATGCATGTTCTTCTCCGGTATCCTTAGTTCTTTCCTCGGTTTCTTTATTTTTAACTCGCTCGAGGAGTCTCCGCTGTGGGAGAAACTCAAACAAGCCGAAGAAGCGAAAAAAGATGCCTCGAAGCAACAACAGTCACCTGTCCGTATCGTCTTTACACAATACTTTGGTGTATTGCTTGTCAATCTTATGATCGTGATTGGCGGAGGGGCGGGTTACTATCTTACATCCGGATACCTTCCAACGTTTCTTAAAATGATCAACAAACTTCCTGCGGGCACAACGTCTTTCATTTTGATGGGTGCAAGTGTGGCATCTATCATCTCCGCGGTGATGTTTGGTTATCTCAGCGATAGGATCGGGCGGAAGAAAACGTTCCTTCTGGTTGGCGCCCTTAACGTGATCGTACTTCCGTTACTCTTCTTGGCGTTGGGAAGTGCAACGGATGTGACCTCGATTACGATCTATGCGATGGGACTTTCATTTCTGGGGAATGCCGGATATGCCCCTGTCTTAATCTTTCTTAATGAACGTTTCCCAACCGCCATTCGCTCAAGTGGAACTGGATTATCTTGGAATATCGGATTTGCCATCGGTGGCATGATGCCGACGTTTGTCTCTTTGGCCAGCGGATTGACGCACAGTATTCCGCTTGCGCTTACCTACTTTTCAATCGGGATCTTTCTCTTATATCTGATTGGCAGTCTCGTGATTCCGGAAACGAAGGGAAATTTCTAG
- a CDS encoding L-lactate permease, translating into MFLQTYVPLSPVVWSVLLAVLPLVLLCLLLATAWMKPPGVYGVTLLLTIALAGGVWNMPMGMITSTVLYGVLFALFPLFYMIWSSLLLFRVAEKCRYIDSIQNTLKSAENGIEWKVLLVGFGLTAFIDSTAGFLAPITIVTALLSQLGVDREKSAVATLTSCAIPAVYGAVGVPILLLSQVTGHPLTEILRQSACYDFVPAMAAPFLTCLATCGWKSAKQFLSPCLIGGFCYAAATLISVLYISPFLGGMIGAGVYIAVIVLLAKNRRIFTEKWLAKQFLKSWWPFVLLTLCVMIWNLPIVQTALLRIGRDWPIPMLDKLVITQAPFGHGALSAVWKGQVAASAGTAMIAASLLTALTSGMGWRAWFQIFISSLYSMRWVAFNLSMICSVGFLLVYSGIAGTLAYPFQHMAAGYLLIAPLMGWLGTFLTGSNAASIALFGGLQTFAAQMVRLPPSGIAACFAVAAVGGKMIAPQALEVAVQSAGLSSGSESKLLKRLAGFSLFVPLLSSVVASVWKLAGMT; encoded by the coding sequence ATGTTTTTACAAACGTATGTCCCGCTCTCTCCCGTCGTGTGGTCGGTACTGCTCGCTGTCTTACCGCTCGTGCTGTTATGTTTGCTGCTCGCAACCGCGTGGATGAAGCCGCCTGGTGTATACGGTGTCACATTGTTGCTAACGATCGCATTGGCAGGTGGCGTGTGGAACATGCCGATGGGTATGATCACGAGCACGGTGTTATATGGTGTGCTGTTTGCTCTTTTTCCGCTGTTCTACATGATTTGGAGCTCCTTGTTACTGTTTCGGGTTGCTGAAAAATGCAGATATATCGATTCGATTCAAAATACTTTGAAATCTGCAGAAAATGGAATCGAATGGAAAGTGCTTTTGGTCGGATTCGGTTTGACTGCTTTTATCGATAGTACGGCAGGTTTTTTGGCTCCCATAACAATTGTGACAGCATTATTGTCACAACTGGGAGTCGACAGGGAGAAAAGTGCGGTGGCAACGTTAACGTCTTGTGCAATACCTGCCGTATATGGTGCGGTGGGTGTCCCCATCTTGTTGTTGTCCCAGGTAACAGGGCATCCGCTGACAGAAATTTTACGGCAAAGTGCATGTTATGATTTCGTACCGGCGATGGCTGCCCCTTTTCTCACCTGTTTGGCCACTTGCGGTTGGAAATCGGCGAAACAATTTTTGAGTCCTTGTTTGATTGGGGGTTTTTGTTATGCGGCCGCCACTCTGATCAGTGTGCTTTATATATCTCCTTTTTTAGGTGGGATGATTGGTGCCGGGGTGTACATCGCCGTGATTGTACTGTTGGCGAAGAACCGTAGAATCTTCACGGAAAAATGGTTAGCCAAGCAATTCTTAAAAAGCTGGTGGCCGTTTGTCTTACTGACCCTGTGTGTGATGATCTGGAATCTCCCTATTGTACAAACGGCTCTTTTGCGTATAGGGCGGGATTGGCCGATCCCGATGTTAGACAAATTGGTCATAACGCAAGCTCCATTTGGTCATGGCGCTCTGTCAGCAGTTTGGAAGGGACAGGTGGCAGCATCGGCAGGTACAGCCATGATAGCAGCTTCGCTCCTTACCGCTCTCACTTCAGGAATGGGATGGCGAGCCTGGTTTCAAATATTCATCTCATCATTATATTCCATGCGATGGGTTGCCTTTAATTTGTCTATGATCTGTTCCGTAGGATTTTTATTGGTATATAGCGGAATCGCAGGGACACTCGCTTATCCATTTCAGCACATGGCTGCGGGATATCTGCTGATTGCCCCTCTGATGGGATGGTTGGGAACTTTTTTAACGGGCAGCAATGCGGCGTCGATTGCGCTGTTTGGAGGTTTGCAGACATTCGCCGCGCAAATGGTACGCTTACCGCCATCGGGAATCGCCGCTTGTTTTGCTGTCGCTGCGGTAGGGGGGAAGATGATCGCTCCGCAGGCTCTTGAAGTGGCTGTTCAATCGGCCGGCCTATCTTCAGGTTCCGAATCGAAACTTCTAAAGAGGCTCGCAGGTTTCAGTCTATTCGTTCCGCTTTTGTCATCAGTTGTGGCAAGCGTGTGGAAACTGGCTGGAATGACTTAG